A stretch of the Halorussus vallis genome encodes the following:
- a CDS encoding GNAT family N-acetyltransferase encodes MTGPGGVVAAPYEFQRYDPDIEKTVSLRPAEMADLGRLHAWLNEEHVLPYWRLDDPLPVFRDALAEKLADDHMTPYVGHLDHVPMSYWECYWAADDSVADHYDADPADQGVHLLIGPPEYLGEGYAAPLLRSVAEMQFRHGETDRIVAEPDVRNDVVHRVFERCGFEHRREIAMDEKDALLMVCERERFEREVVA; translated from the coding sequence ATGACCGGCCCCGGCGGCGTTGTGGCCGCGCCGTACGAGTTCCAGCGCTACGACCCCGACATCGAGAAGACCGTCTCGCTCCGGCCGGCAGAGATGGCCGACCTCGGCCGCCTCCACGCCTGGTTGAACGAAGAGCACGTCCTGCCGTACTGGCGACTCGACGACCCGCTGCCGGTCTTCCGGGACGCACTCGCCGAGAAGCTCGCGGACGACCACATGACTCCCTACGTCGGCCACCTCGACCACGTGCCGATGAGCTACTGGGAGTGCTACTGGGCGGCCGACGACTCCGTCGCCGACCACTACGACGCCGACCCCGCGGACCAGGGCGTCCACCTACTCATCGGCCCGCCGGAGTACCTCGGCGAGGGCTACGCCGCGCCGCTCCTCCGGTCGGTCGCAGAGATGCAGTTCCGCCACGGCGAGACGGACCGCATCGTCGCGGAACCCGACGTCCGCAACGACGTCGTCCACCGCGTCTTCGAGCGCTGCGGCTTCGAGCACCGTCGCGAGATAGCGATGGACGAGAAGGATGCTCTGCTGATGGTCTGCGAGCGCGAGCGGTTCGAACGGGAGGTGGTGGCGTGA
- a CDS encoding IucA/IucC family protein: MNPNDPDLQDALTPDVWTTVSRRLLTKMLAEFAYEEILDPVPVASGDGDEDDEDGDGNGNRDRTRYRVELDGATYRFEATERLMDSYRVHGETVERRPAGGEWAAATDPILLLRDLERSTDLDGLTAGNLVREYNKTLLADAQMEARSRRREDFDPTDLDYAHLEGEMTGHPWLTYNKGRLGWGYEDAKAYAPEQKEPVTLSWVAVSREQATFVSVDGLSHDSLIEDELGEHYGTFRDRLASRGLDPDNYYLVPVHDWQWDNSVVPLFPRDVANDDIVPLGEGPDEYLPQQSVRTFVNVDHDRKRHVKLPMRILNTLVWRGLPGERTELAPTVTEYVKGIYEDDEFLQEQGLILPGEVAGVNYDHEDFAAIDGAPYQYLELLGAVWRESVYTFLEDDERVVTLAALTHVDGDGVAYLTRLVEQSGLTVEEWLEEFFDVVLPPLLHFLYKYGTVFSPHGQNAMLVLDDDGAPRRLAVKDFVDDVNVSDRPLPELEALPDEVHDVLRKEPPEGLCQFIFSGLFVCVLRYVADVLEVHHGYDEERFWTQARETILAYQARFPELEDRFELFDLLRPEFTKLALNRNRLFDYGYDDAEGRPHASEHGTVRNALHEVADE; this comes from the coding sequence ATGAACCCGAACGACCCAGACCTGCAGGACGCACTGACACCGGACGTGTGGACCACCGTGAGCCGACGGCTGCTGACGAAGATGCTCGCGGAGTTCGCCTACGAGGAGATACTCGACCCCGTTCCCGTCGCCAGTGGCGACGGCGACGAAGACGACGAAGACGGGGACGGAAACGGAAACCGGGACCGCACCCGCTACCGCGTCGAACTCGACGGCGCGACCTACCGGTTCGAGGCGACCGAGCGACTGATGGACAGCTATCGGGTCCACGGCGAAACCGTCGAGCGCCGGCCGGCCGGCGGCGAGTGGGCGGCCGCGACCGACCCGATTCTGCTCCTCCGGGACCTCGAGCGGTCGACCGACCTCGACGGCCTGACCGCGGGCAACCTCGTCCGGGAGTACAACAAGACGTTGCTCGCCGACGCCCAGATGGAGGCGCGCTCGCGGCGCCGCGAGGACTTCGACCCGACCGACCTCGACTACGCCCACCTGGAGGGCGAGATGACCGGTCACCCGTGGCTCACCTACAACAAGGGCCGCCTCGGGTGGGGTTACGAGGACGCGAAGGCGTACGCGCCCGAGCAGAAGGAACCCGTGACGCTCTCGTGGGTCGCCGTCAGCCGCGAGCAGGCGACGTTCGTCTCCGTCGACGGACTCTCGCACGACTCGCTGATCGAAGACGAACTCGGCGAGCACTACGGGACGTTCCGCGACCGACTCGCCTCGCGGGGGCTGGACCCCGACAACTACTACCTCGTGCCGGTTCACGACTGGCAGTGGGACAACAGCGTCGTCCCGCTGTTCCCGCGCGACGTCGCCAACGACGATATCGTCCCGCTCGGCGAGGGACCCGACGAGTACCTCCCCCAACAGTCGGTCCGGACGTTCGTGAACGTCGACCACGACCGCAAGCGCCACGTCAAACTGCCGATGCGCATCCTCAACACGCTCGTCTGGCGGGGGCTCCCCGGCGAGCGGACCGAACTCGCGCCGACCGTCACCGAGTACGTCAAGGGCATCTACGAGGACGACGAGTTCCTCCAGGAGCAGGGGCTGATTCTGCCCGGAGAGGTCGCGGGCGTCAACTACGACCACGAGGACTTCGCCGCCATCGACGGCGCGCCGTACCAGTACCTCGAACTGCTCGGGGCGGTCTGGCGCGAGAGCGTCTACACCTTCCTCGAAGACGACGAGCGCGTCGTCACTCTCGCGGCGCTGACCCACGTCGACGGCGACGGCGTGGCGTACCTCACGCGACTGGTCGAGCAGTCCGGACTGACCGTCGAGGAGTGGCTCGAGGAGTTCTTCGACGTCGTGCTCCCGCCGCTGCTGCACTTCCTCTACAAGTACGGGACGGTGTTCTCCCCGCACGGCCAGAACGCGATGCTCGTCCTCGACGACGACGGCGCGCCTCGTCGCCTCGCGGTCAAGGACTTCGTCGACGACGTGAACGTCAGTGACCGGCCGCTGCCCGAACTGGAGGCGCTCCCGGACGAGGTCCACGACGTGCTCCGGAAGGAGCCGCCGGAGGGGCTGTGTCAGTTCATCTTCTCGGGGCTGTTCGTCTGCGTCCTCCGGTACGTCGCCGACGTGCTGGAAGTCCACCACGGCTACGACGAGGAGCGGTTCTGGACGCAGGCCCGCGAGACGATACTCGCCTACCAGGCGCGGTTCCCCGAACTGGAGGACCGCTTCGAACTGTTCGACCTGCTCCGGCCGGAGTTCACGAAGCTCGCGCTCAACCGGAACCGCCTGTTCGACTACGGTTACGACGACGCCGAGGGTCGGCCCCACGCGTCGGAACACGGCACCGTCCGGAACGCACTCCACGAGGTGGCAGACGAGTAG
- a CDS encoding pyridoxal phosphate-dependent decarboxylase family protein — MSVDELFLGTEAGTDAYRRALERAGETVAAAVADRDGPYSGADPATLAERFAETEVLPEEGEGLDAILADVGESVLSNSVGVSDPRCVAHLHCPPTVPGIAAEALIAATNQSLDSWDQSPAATHVERRLVDLLCDLFGYGPEGDGVFTSGGTQSNFAALLLARDRFVRDRFGRDAKARGLPPEAESMRLLCSTDAHFTAEQAAAHLGLGENAVVTVPTDDDQRLDLDALDETVADLRERGRRPFAVVGTAGTTDFGRIDPLEGLADRADEHGLWFHVDAAYGGALALSERHREKLAGIERADSLSVDFHKLFYQPISCGAFLLRDGDDFELMARSAKYLNPEDADGLGPNLVSKSVQTTRRFDALKPYVTFRALGRERLAELVESTLDLADDVADLLSAAPDFELLADPTLNAVVFRYRPAGVESDARVGRLNAAVREALLLNGDAVVGRTEVDGTTCLKFTLLNPRTTLEDVAAVLDRIRNRAKTVSATQRLPSNR; from the coding sequence ATGAGCGTCGACGAACTCTTCCTCGGCACCGAGGCGGGCACCGACGCCTACCGGCGGGCGCTCGAACGCGCCGGCGAGACGGTCGCGGCGGCGGTCGCCGACCGCGACGGGCCGTACTCGGGGGCCGACCCCGCCACCCTCGCCGAGCGGTTCGCCGAAACCGAAGTGCTCCCCGAGGAGGGCGAGGGTCTCGACGCGATCCTCGCCGACGTCGGCGAGTCGGTGCTGTCGAACTCGGTCGGCGTCTCGGACCCCCGGTGTGTCGCCCACCTCCACTGCCCGCCGACGGTGCCCGGGATAGCGGCCGAGGCGCTGATAGCCGCGACGAACCAGTCGCTCGACTCCTGGGACCAGAGCCCTGCGGCGACCCACGTCGAACGCCGACTCGTCGACCTGCTCTGCGACCTGTTCGGGTACGGTCCCGAGGGTGACGGCGTGTTCACCAGCGGCGGCACCCAGTCGAACTTCGCGGCGCTCCTGCTGGCGCGCGACCGGTTCGTCCGCGACCGCTTCGGCCGCGACGCCAAGGCGCGCGGCCTGCCGCCGGAGGCCGAGTCGATGCGACTCCTCTGCTCGACGGATGCCCACTTCACCGCCGAGCAGGCCGCCGCCCACCTCGGACTCGGCGAGAACGCGGTCGTGACGGTCCCGACCGACGACGACCAGCGACTGGACCTCGACGCACTCGACGAGACGGTCGCCGACCTCCGCGAGCGCGGCCGCCGGCCGTTCGCCGTCGTCGGAACCGCCGGGACCACCGACTTCGGGCGCATCGACCCCCTGGAGGGACTCGCCGACCGCGCCGACGAACACGGCCTGTGGTTCCACGTCGACGCGGCCTACGGCGGCGCGCTCGCTCTCAGCGAGCGCCACCGCGAGAAGCTCGCAGGCATCGAGCGCGCCGACTCGCTGTCGGTGGACTTCCACAAGTTGTTCTACCAGCCGATCAGTTGCGGTGCGTTCCTCCTGCGGGACGGCGACGACTTCGAACTGATGGCGCGGTCGGCGAAGTATCTCAACCCCGAGGACGCCGACGGTCTCGGGCCGAACCTCGTCTCGAAGTCGGTCCAGACGACCCGGCGGTTCGACGCGCTGAAACCCTACGTCACCTTCCGGGCGCTCGGCCGCGAGCGGTTGGCCGAACTGGTCGAGTCGACGCTCGACCTCGCCGACGACGTGGCCGACCTGCTGTCGGCCGCGCCGGACTTCGAACTGCTCGCCGACCCGACGCTGAACGCGGTCGTCTTCCGGTACCGCCCCGCGGGCGTCGAATCGGACGCCCGGGTCGGCCGGCTCAACGCCGCGGTCCGCGAGGCCCTGCTCCTGAACGGCGACGCGGTCGTCGGCCGGACCGAGGTCGACGGCACGACCTGCCTGAAGTTCACCCTGCTGAACCCCCGGACGACGCTCGAAGACGTCGCCGCGGTGCTCGACCGAATCCGGAATCGCGCGAAAACCGTCTCCGCGACCCAGCGATTACCCAGTAACCGATGA
- a CDS encoding diaminobutyrate--2-oxoglutarate transaminase, with protein MAYSDASNRRLLDAQAARESSARSYPRHLPMAIREARGVEVVDADGNTYYDCLSGAGTLALGHNHPVVTEAVEEVMAADRPMHALDITTPTKEAFVDALFDSLPDEFAESARIQFCSPAGTDAVEAALKLTKTVTGRRSVLSFRGGYHGMTHGALGLMGDTDPKADIPGVGGNVRHLPYPYPYRCPFGVGEASHEASSRYVERLLADPERGFTDPAAMVLEPVQGEGGAVPAPDEWLREMRRITREHEIPLVVDEIQTGLGRTGDLYAFERAGITPDVVTLSKAVGGGLPLAVTLYDEELDDWEAGAHAGTFRGNQLAMAAGRATIEYVVENDLASHADRMGERLRGHLDAAADRFPEIGDVRGRGLMLGAEAVDAAADSDELGAYPPDSDLAAAIQTECFERGLVVERGGREGATVRFLPPLVVSKDEIGDIGRIFRESVAAAVEAATTEAR; from the coding sequence ATGGCGTACTCGGACGCCTCGAACCGCCGACTGCTAGACGCGCAGGCCGCCCGCGAATCGAGCGCGCGTAGCTATCCGCGCCACCTCCCGATGGCGATTCGGGAGGCCCGCGGGGTCGAGGTCGTCGACGCCGACGGGAACACCTACTACGACTGCCTCTCGGGCGCGGGAACGCTCGCGCTCGGACACAACCACCCCGTCGTGACCGAGGCCGTCGAAGAGGTGATGGCGGCCGACCGGCCGATGCACGCGCTCGACATCACGACGCCGACCAAGGAGGCGTTCGTCGACGCGCTGTTCGACAGCCTCCCCGACGAGTTCGCCGAGTCGGCGAGAATCCAGTTCTGTAGCCCGGCTGGCACCGACGCGGTCGAGGCGGCGCTGAAACTCACCAAGACCGTGACCGGCCGCCGCTCGGTCCTGTCGTTCCGCGGGGGCTACCACGGGATGACCCATGGCGCGCTCGGACTGATGGGCGACACCGACCCGAAGGCCGACATCCCGGGCGTCGGAGGGAACGTCCGCCACCTGCCGTACCCCTACCCCTACCGCTGTCCGTTCGGCGTCGGCGAGGCGAGCCACGAGGCTTCGAGTCGGTACGTCGAGCGACTCCTGGCCGACCCCGAGCGCGGGTTCACCGACCCCGCGGCGATGGTCCTCGAACCCGTCCAGGGCGAAGGCGGCGCGGTGCCCGCGCCAGACGAGTGGCTCCGCGAGATGCGCCGCATCACCCGCGAACACGAGATTCCCCTGGTCGTCGACGAGATTCAGACCGGCCTCGGCCGCACGGGCGACCTCTACGCCTTCGAGCGCGCGGGTATCACGCCCGACGTGGTGACGCTCTCGAAGGCCGTCGGCGGCGGACTGCCGCTGGCGGTGACCCTCTACGACGAGGAACTGGACGACTGGGAGGCGGGCGCGCACGCCGGCACGTTCCGGGGCAACCAGTTGGCGATGGCCGCCGGCCGAGCGACCATCGAGTACGTGGTCGAAAACGACCTGGCGAGCCACGCCGACCGGATGGGCGAACGCCTGCGCGGCCACCTCGACGCCGCGGCCGACCGGTTCCCCGAAATCGGCGACGTGCGTGGCCGAGGGCTGATGCTCGGCGCGGAGGCGGTCGACGCCGCCGCCGATTCCGACGAACTCGGTGCGTACCCGCCCGACTCCGACCTCGCGGCGGCGATACAGACCGAGTGCTTCGAGCGCGGACTCGTCGTCGAGCGCGGCGGCCGCGAGGGCGCGACGGTTCGGTTCCTCCCGCCGCTGGTCGTCTCGAAGGACGAAATCGGGGATATCGGCCGCATCTTCCGCGAGTCGGTCGCGGCGGCGGTCGAGGCCGCGACCACGGAGGCGCGATGA
- a CDS encoding IucA/IucC family protein, protein MTVHDPESDDRTPATPATVAESATLHSFLNCYLRETGDYEVVDASAVPTPTHGRDRAIRAPLPDQDATLFVPLRYRSPTDRHLFALPGHYRVGERTLELDSATLVALITAELAAARDRPCDRGRLLSRVVDSRRNVARFVAARRDDAERLYGFDSTFREAEQSLVFGHLLHPTPKSRQGISPRRSPTYAPELEGSFALHYFRADPELVWQASARDASAVEWVKDTLREDPAVSESFVAAHVDGDDALVPVHPWQAEHLLAQPRVQELLGDGLEHLGAVGREFHPTSSVRTLYAADAPFMVKGSLNVEITNSERTNKRPELERGVAVAELLETDLGAELRSKFPDFDVIRDPAALTLDLGDGAAESGFEVVLRENVFRGPDAENAAPVVALCQDRIDDDGSRLGEIVETLAEREGRSTDAVSEDWFRRYLDIAVRPVLWLYLARGLGLEAHQQNGVLSLSEGYPDRFYYRDNQGYYFPESKYEEHDERLPGVGERADTVCPDAVADERIRYYVVLNNCFGVINAFGTAGVADERRLLSMLRDELESLRRFDRESSSLLDDLLEAETLPCKANLLTRLHDMDELDGSLETQSVYADVDNPLVTELPAEVAR, encoded by the coding sequence ATGACAGTCCACGACCCAGAATCCGACGACCGAACTCCGGCGACTCCCGCGACCGTCGCGGAGTCCGCCACGTTGCACAGCTTCCTGAACTGCTACCTCCGCGAAACCGGCGACTACGAGGTCGTCGACGCGAGCGCGGTGCCGACGCCGACGCACGGCCGCGACCGGGCGATTCGCGCGCCGCTCCCCGACCAGGACGCGACGCTGTTCGTCCCGCTCCGGTATCGCTCGCCGACCGACCGCCACCTGTTCGCGCTTCCGGGCCACTACCGGGTCGGCGAGCGGACACTCGAACTCGACTCGGCGACGCTGGTGGCGCTCATCACCGCGGAACTGGCGGCCGCCCGCGACCGACCCTGCGACCGCGGGCGACTGCTCTCGCGGGTCGTCGATAGCCGCCGGAACGTCGCGCGGTTCGTCGCGGCCCGCCGAGACGACGCCGAACGACTGTACGGCTTCGATTCGACGTTCCGCGAGGCCGAGCAGTCGCTGGTGTTCGGCCACCTGCTCCACCCGACGCCGAAGAGCCGACAGGGAATCTCGCCCCGTCGTTCGCCGACGTACGCGCCCGAACTGGAGGGGTCGTTCGCGCTCCACTACTTCCGTGCCGACCCCGAACTCGTCTGGCAGGCCTCCGCGCGCGATGCGTCGGCGGTCGAGTGGGTGAAGGATACGCTCCGCGAGGACCCCGCGGTGTCCGAGTCGTTCGTCGCCGCCCACGTCGACGGCGACGACGCGCTCGTGCCGGTCCACCCCTGGCAGGCCGAGCACCTGCTCGCCCAGCCTCGCGTCCAGGAACTGCTGGGCGACGGCCTCGAACACCTCGGCGCGGTCGGCCGCGAGTTCCACCCGACTAGCTCGGTCCGAACGCTCTACGCGGCCGACGCGCCGTTCATGGTCAAGGGGTCGCTGAACGTCGAGATTACCAACTCCGAGCGGACCAACAAGCGCCCGGAACTCGAACGCGGCGTCGCCGTCGCGGAACTCCTGGAGACCGACCTCGGCGCGGAACTCCGGTCGAAGTTCCCCGACTTCGACGTAATCCGGGACCCGGCGGCGCTCACCCTCGACCTCGGGGACGGGGCAGCCGAATCCGGCTTCGAGGTGGTCCTGCGTGAGAACGTCTTCCGAGGGCCGGACGCCGAGAACGCCGCGCCGGTCGTCGCGCTCTGCCAGGACCGCATCGACGACGACGGCTCTCGACTCGGCGAGATCGTCGAGACGCTCGCCGAGCGGGAAGGACGCTCGACCGACGCCGTCAGCGAGGACTGGTTCCGGCGCTACCTCGACATTGCAGTGCGCCCGGTGCTCTGGCTCTACCTCGCGCGCGGCCTCGGCCTCGAAGCCCACCAGCAGAACGGCGTCCTCTCGCTCTCGGAGGGCTACCCCGACCGGTTCTACTACCGGGACAACCAGGGCTACTACTTCCCCGAATCGAAGTACGAGGAGCACGACGAGCGCCTCCCGGGCGTCGGCGAGCGCGCCGACACCGTCTGCCCGGACGCGGTGGCCGACGAGCGGATTCGCTACTACGTCGTGCTCAACAACTGCTTCGGGGTGATCAACGCCTTCGGGACCGCCGGCGTCGCCGACGAGCGCCGCCTGCTTTCGATGCTCCGGGACGAACTGGAGTCGCTCCGGCGGTTCGACCGCGAGTCGTCGTCGCTGCTGGACGACCTGCTCGAAGCCGAGACGCTCCCGTGCAAGGCCAACCTCCTCACGCGGCTCCACGACATGGACGAACTGGACGGGTCGCTCGAAACCCAGTCGGTGTACGCCGACGTCGACAACCCGCTCGTGACCGAACTCCCCGCGGAGGTGGCCCGATGA
- a CDS encoding lysine N(6)-hydroxylase/L-ornithine N(5)-oxygenase family protein, producing MLGVGLGPFNLGLAALLDGVDETAVDGTGGDGAAGDGIAVEGDADGSVDALFLEQDAEFAWHEGMLIEGTTLEVPFLADLVTLADPTNPHSFLNYLRERGRIYEFYFYETFQIPRQEYDDYLRWVAERLESCRFGRRVEDVRWDGDADHFVVTACDPETGAEYVHRARNLALGVGSRPQIPEALRGHPEEDVFHTAEYRFRRDRCLDADSVAVVGSGQSAAEVFLDLLDRQPEAGYRLDWLTRSPGFFPMEYSKLGLQHFAPEYTRYFYDLPRERKDEIRAGQDLLYKGIDPDTSAAIYDMLYERSVGDRDPDVGLFAMTEVGDIEAIAGRYRLDCEQWQTRESFSLDADAVVLGTGYGRPTPAFLSPVEDRISWDERGRYRVTEDYRLVTDLAGDVFVQNGDLHSHGVGAPDLGLGCFRNARIVNRLLGREVYPADEDTVFQDFSVEQYVERAPGASRRGVDEPNSLSPDDP from the coding sequence CTGCTCGGCGTCGGACTCGGTCCGTTCAACCTCGGACTCGCGGCGCTGCTCGACGGCGTCGACGAGACGGCCGTCGACGGAACGGGAGGTGACGGAGCGGCAGGCGACGGAATAGCGGTCGAGGGCGACGCCGACGGGTCGGTCGACGCCCTCTTCCTCGAACAGGACGCCGAGTTCGCGTGGCACGAAGGGATGCTCATCGAGGGGACGACGCTCGAAGTGCCGTTCCTCGCCGACCTCGTCACGCTCGCCGACCCGACGAACCCCCACAGTTTCCTCAACTACCTCCGCGAGCGCGGGCGAATCTACGAGTTCTACTTCTACGAGACGTTCCAGATTCCCCGCCAGGAGTACGACGACTACCTCCGGTGGGTCGCCGAGCGGCTCGAAAGCTGTCGGTTCGGCCGGCGCGTCGAGGACGTGCGCTGGGACGGTGACGCCGACCACTTCGTCGTCACCGCGTGCGACCCCGAGACGGGCGCCGAGTACGTCCACCGCGCTCGGAACCTCGCGCTCGGCGTCGGCAGTCGTCCCCAGATTCCGGAGGCCCTCCGGGGCCACCCCGAGGAGGACGTGTTCCACACCGCCGAGTACCGGTTCCGCCGCGACCGGTGTCTCGACGCCGACTCGGTCGCCGTGGTCGGGTCGGGCCAGAGCGCCGCCGAGGTGTTCCTCGACCTGCTGGACCGCCAACCGGAGGCCGGCTACCGCCTCGACTGGCTGACCCGCTCGCCGGGGTTCTTCCCGATGGAGTACTCGAAACTCGGCCTCCAGCACTTCGCGCCCGAGTACACCCGGTACTTCTACGACCTGCCCCGCGAGCGCAAGGACGAGATTCGGGCGGGCCAGGACCTGCTCTACAAGGGCATCGACCCCGATACCAGCGCGGCGATATACGACATGCTGTACGAACGGTCCGTCGGCGACCGCGACCCCGATGTGGGTCTTTTCGCCATGACGGAAGTCGGCGACATCGAGGCGATAGCGGGACGCTACCGCCTCGACTGCGAGCAGTGGCAGACCCGCGAGTCGTTCTCGCTCGACGCCGACGCGGTCGTCCTCGGCACGGGCTACGGTCGCCCGACGCCGGCGTTCCTCTCGCCCGTCGAGGACCGCATCTCCTGGGACGAGCGGGGGCGCTACCGCGTGACCGAGGACTACCGCCTCGTGACCGACCTGGCGGGCGACGTCTTCGTCCAGAACGGCGACCTCCACAGCCACGGCGTGGGCGCGCCCGACCTCGGCCTGGGCTGTTTCCGGAACGCCCGCATCGTCAACCGCCTGCTGGGCCGCGAGGTCTACCCCGCCGACGAGGACACCGTGTTCCAGGACTTCTCGGTCGAACAGTACGTCGAGCGCGCGCCCGGGGCCTCCCGGCGCGGCGTCGACGAACCGAACTCGCTCTCCCCCGACGACCCATGA
- a CDS encoding DUF7576 family protein: MPEEYGTYDDADAETQYVACIVCGDVIDLNEPHPMFVERGENVVGDAATTVYHFSSDDCLQRWKRQRETGE, from the coding sequence ATGCCCGAAGAGTACGGGACCTACGACGACGCCGACGCCGAAACCCAGTACGTCGCCTGCATCGTCTGCGGCGACGTCATCGATCTGAACGAACCGCACCCGATGTTCGTCGAGCGCGGCGAGAACGTCGTCGGGGACGCCGCGACGACCGTCTATCACTTCAGCAGCGACGACTGCTTACAGCGGTGGAAGCGCCAGCGAGAGACGGGTGAGTAG
- a CDS encoding ABC transporter substrate-binding protein, with amino-acid sequence MSRKSDDSSTRRRFLVGGAAVGSALLAGCTGGEGNQGTTESTTQDSTTTANATTQATTEGSETTQSGGSYSVSMPPVGKVTFDSVPKKWVANNGSWADMGVALGVEPPKGVWLTSRYHTKYYDEIPGVSVDKSKMTDLYSDGVSKEVFYQLDADVHVIDPNFLMNRFKGWEQKDIDEISNKVGPFFGNSIFSTGYKWHEGYPYLSLYEAFEKLSKVFQRTDRYEKFASLHDEFQSKVSKLPPKAKKDRPRVAIVWASGNQPESFSPYLIGEGTSFKQWRDLKVRDAFAETDVKDFHSSRGKIDYETLLQIDPDVLLCRGHESQTAKEFQNTVVSFMKDHPTASALTAVKNGDVYRGGPLYQGPITNLVVTERAAKQVYPDAASGKKLYDRKRVADIVSGDA; translated from the coding sequence ATGAGCAGAAAATCCGACGATAGTTCGACGCGGCGACGATTCCTCGTGGGCGGCGCTGCGGTCGGCAGCGCGCTGCTGGCTGGCTGTACCGGCGGGGAAGGGAACCAGGGGACCACCGAGTCCACCACCCAGGACTCCACGACCACCGCGAACGCGACGACCCAGGCCACGACCGAGGGGAGCGAGACGACCCAGAGCGGCGGGTCGTACTCCGTCTCGATGCCGCCGGTCGGGAAGGTCACCTTCGACTCGGTGCCGAAGAAGTGGGTGGCGAACAACGGGAGTTGGGCCGACATGGGCGTGGCGCTCGGCGTCGAACCGCCGAAGGGCGTCTGGCTCACCTCGCGGTACCACACCAAGTACTACGACGAGATTCCCGGCGTCTCCGTCGACAAGAGCAAGATGACCGACCTCTACAGCGACGGGGTGAGCAAGGAGGTGTTCTACCAACTCGACGCCGACGTCCACGTCATCGACCCCAACTTCCTGATGAACCGGTTCAAGGGCTGGGAGCAGAAAGACATCGACGAGATATCGAACAAGGTCGGCCCCTTCTTCGGCAACAGCATCTTCTCGACCGGCTACAAGTGGCACGAGGGCTACCCCTACCTCTCGCTGTATGAGGCCTTCGAGAAGCTCTCGAAGGTGTTCCAGCGCACCGACCGCTACGAGAAGTTCGCCTCGCTCCACGACGAGTTCCAGTCGAAGGTGTCCAAACTGCCCCCGAAGGCCAAGAAGGACCGGCCGCGGGTCGCCATCGTCTGGGCCTCGGGCAACCAGCCCGAGTCGTTCTCGCCGTACCTCATCGGCGAGGGTACCAGCTTCAAGCAGTGGCGCGACCTGAAGGTCCGGGACGCGTTCGCCGAAACTGACGTGAAGGACTTCCACTCCAGCCGCGGGAAGATCGACTACGAGACGCTGCTGCAGATCGACCCCGACGTGCTGCTCTGCCGGGGCCACGAGTCCCAGACCGCCAAGGAGTTCCAGAACACGGTCGTCTCGTTCATGAAGGACCACCCGACCGCGAGCGCGCTCACCGCAGTGAAGAACGGCGACGTCTACCGCGGCGGTCCGCTCTACCAAGGCCCCATCACGAACCTCGTGGTGACCGAGCGCGCGGCCAAGCAGGTCTACCCCGACGCCGCGAGCGGAAAGAAGCTCTACGACCGCAAGCGTGTCGCCGACATCGTGTCGGGCGACGCGTAG